CCAAtgaagtttgccattgacttcagtgaggtcaggaTTTGGTCTCCATGTCCCTCGAGTCTCAGTCAGAGAACTATCCCAATGATGAGTTAAGAATGGCATTTCAGATTGTACCTTTTTTAAGATGAACACTTTCCAGCAGTTTACTTCCAAAATTAATCAATCCATGAAAATTTGTCTCAGAGAATGTCCTCCATATGCTATATTTCTTTCTAGAAAACTCAAAATCTGTCACTGAGTCATTTTCTGAGTGAGTCACCAAAAAGAAACATCCAACACAGTCCACTTTAAGAGCACAGTGTCCAGGCTCTTTAGTACTACAGTTAAACTATTCTGAAAGCTGTGGTGAAGTTGActgtaaattaaacaaaaatatttgtttagccTCAGAAAGAGCacaggaaagagaaaataaacaattGGCAAAAAGAAAGCGAAATACTAGTTAGAGAAATCTAATTTTCAAGCTACTAAGAGTATTTACAAaaagtgaagaaaagaaaaaaggattctTAATTGTTGAAAGTCTGTCCTTTTAAGTCAAATCCTTAATGTTATTTAAACATTGTGGGATAATGTAAATATACTATGGTAATAATTTGTGTTGTGTACTAAATATAAGCTATAGGATTTCTAGTCTGTTCTGTTGGCAtagggtaacattttccaaaAGTGCTTGAGTGTTTTAGgagtttaagtcccattgactttcaatgaggctaggtctacactacagcgggggaTAGcttgaatagcgtagctgaagttgcgtattttaggtcgacttacctggctgtgaggacggcggcaagtcgaccgctgccgcgccgccgtcaactccgctgccgcctcttgccgcggtggatttccggagtcgacggcagagtgatcagggatcaattttatcgcgtcttcactagacgtgataagtcgatccccaatagaccGATTGCTACCCgtcgatccggcaggtagtgaagacgtgccctgtgatttaggcttctaagtgcctaTGTCTCTTTTGaaaagggacttaggctcctGAGTCTCTTAACCACTTTTGAAACTTACCCACGAGTTAAGGAAATACCTTCTACAACAAAGTGGGCCaggttctgctttcagttacaccactgttaaatcagaagtaactccactgtaATAAGTGGAGCCACATGAACGTTCAGCAAATGTTTTCATGTGATCACAATCAGGCTCTGGAATTTTAATCTGCTGTAGAATGGTGTCTTACATCTACAAGTGctttgctataaaaaaaaaacaacccaacttTGTGTCTCCCCCAACTGATTTAGGacagtttctttatttttaacaagttAAGGTAATAGTCTTCATATAAAACAGAATAAATGttaccatttttattttgtttacaggGAGTTCCCACTCACCAGAGTTAAACAGCCCTAGCCAAGGTTTTGAGAACTGGGTTGACATATATTCACCAACGTATAGGTAATGGAGAACATTTGTGAAAATATTGCAAGGTGTTCAagatattacattattttaaatttaatttaatactTAATTGAAATCTGCCTAATGGGATAATGCAATCAATGGGTGAGGAGAAAAAGGAGTTGAAATAGctttcaccaaaaaaaacccccaccacatgtatttttaaagtacTGCGGGCTCAAACCTATTTACATTGTGGTACGTGGAAACAGCATTAAGCCTTTATAGAAGTAAAGCAAGAGACACTTTAATACCAAGGATCCTTTTACAAGTATTTCAAGGAAACGAATACCTAATATAGTAAATTTCACCCTGTAAAATGATGGTCATGGTATATTATTTTTGGCCCCACACATACAGTTTATGTTGCTGTGCCTGAGTTTGATGGTACATGGAATTCTCAGTCTCTCTGATTATGTGCCAAACCcagaatgaatcatagaatatcagggttggaagggacctcaggaggtcatctagtccaaccccctgctcaaagcaggaccaatccccagacagatttttgccccaaatccctaaatggccccctcaaggattgcgctcacaatcctgggtttagcaggccaatgctcaaaccactgagctgtccctctgCCCTAATggttctacagtagaacctcagagttacgaataccagagttatgaactgaccagtcaaccacacacctcatttggaaccgaaagtacacaatcaggcagcggagacaaaaaaaacccccaaaaagtACAGTAcaatgttaaacataaactactaaaaaaaagggaaagcccCATCTTTCTTctccatagtaaagtttcaaagctgtattaagtcaatgttcagttgtaaacttttgaaagaacaaccataatgttttgttctgagttaTGAATATTTCAAAATTACAAACATTCCGAGGTGTTtgttaactctgaggttctactgtattatatTGGGGGTGGAGGTCTTTTGGTGTGaaacatcttttattttaaaagttgtaaCCCATACTAGAATCTGAGATCAGTGTGTACATACCACATATACAAACAGTTGTAGTGTATTTTGACTCCATCCCTGCTAGCTGGTCAAGCTGTTGGGGACCATGTTACCTCTGCCTAGTCACAGGTCAGCAAGCTTGGTTTTTAGACCAGTGTGGTTTGGCCTGGATcctattattttaaacatttgggtGATTAGAATGGATACCATGTCAATCCAAAATGACCAGACAGAATGAATTTTACATGCCTCGTTTCTGCCAGAAGAAAGTATAAATGTTGTAAAATTATTTCAGAGCATTTTTTCCCACAAAAAAACCTCTAGAACtacattttttagaaaaaaaagtcagtgataatagaaataattttaaaactccaTCAAGTTTGTATGCATGTACAAATGCCATAAGAATACAAAAACATAAATCATCATAATGGAGCTTACCGCTGAAAACCAGCCTAGATCTTCAACACTTCTGTTTAAAACTCTGGCAGAACTATTAAGGGAAATTAAGCTCTCAGGGCTTGATACAGTGTCATTTAGAGTCTTATGTaagtctttccatggacttcagttgaCTTTGGGAACAGGCCTTCGGGAACAGGCCTTCGCTGAATCCTCTCTTCTAGTTTCTTTAGTTGACACAATTTTGTCATGGAGCTTCAGCTCTTAAAATAGAAGTTCATTCAGCTTTTAACATATCATCCATCCAGTCAGCTGCATGTGATATCCCAAAattcaaataattgatttttttaaaaaagggaatctTTGACAAGAGACAACTTCACGTATTTATGCTTGTTTTCACAGGAATCAAGAGCCTTATGGCAGTCCTCCATTTCCCATTACTCCTTTTCCAATGAACAATAGTTTACCTCAGGAATATTCAGTCTTTCAAAAGATGGTAAGTTTGCATAAATGTTACAAATCTGGTTAATAGTTGTTCCTTCCATTAAAGCAAAATGACTTGTGTGAAATGAAAGACAACAGAATTAATGTATTAAAGAGTATATTATCTGAATTCCTAGTCACCATGTCCAAATAATGGAGGTATATCTGTATAGTAGTTACAAATTCTTAGCATTCCAGGGAGTATAAAAATCGGATATTTTGTTTTCTGACATGGTGCTTGTGTAACACATTAATATGGAAGTTGATCAGAATTTGAGTGTCTGGCTACCAGTCCAAAATTTTAATCCTACTCTGACATTGGCTCCCTCAAATTGAGGGAGCCCCATTCTTCTGAAAAATAAGGTTGCTTATTGTGGTGCCTGGATATGGATTTTAGTGCTCAACTTTAGGCAGCAAACATTGTGGGTTGGATTCTGTGTTGCCCTGTGGTCCAATTAGGCTGCCAATATTAAAGACAGTAGATCTGCTAAACTAGGGAATACTTATAGTGTTTCTCTAGATGAGACAGGAGGTGTACTGAAAGTATAGCTAGGAGAGTGTGGCTGAAACATGACTGCAGTCCAGCTGCCACAACGGCCCCAGGCATAAACTGGAGATACCTTGAGATGCCCTAACTTAGTCAAAGGCCAAAGTTAGAATTTGGGAAGGCACAAAGATGACATAAAACCACTTTTCTGCTCCAAGCCCTTTCCCCCAgcatatgcatgcacacacacacatttataatttgtattgccATCCTTGTTCCTGCTTATCTAGAGTAGAGACTCTGACGCATCGAGTCTAACATTTGCTTtaattttcctgtctgtaaaatggagatattaaaGTATCCTACAAAGGTATAGaattacttaatatttttatagCTCTTTGAAGATGGAAAAGCGTTATATAAGGTAATAACTTATAGTTGTAAAATGGTGCTAACATTTTCATTATAGATGCAGTGGTGCATGCAAAATTAAGCTTTGTCTTGTTGGAACTTAGTCTAATATGTAGGACTATCAATTTATCGCAGTTAACTTAAGcgattaacacaaaacaaattaactagattaaaaaataggcgcgattaatcacagttttaatcatactgttaaacaatagaataccaatttaaatttattgtaaatatttttggatatttttctacattttcaaatatattgatttcagttacaacacagattaCAAATGGtatggtgctcactttatattattattttttattacaaaatttgCAATgtaagaaagaaacaaaagaaattgtatttttcttttcacctcatacaagtactgtagtgtaatctctttatcatgaaagtgcaacttacaaatgtagaatttattttacataactgcactcaaaacctaAATAAGGTTAGAGCCTAccagtccattcagtcctacttcttgttcagcctatcgctaagagaaacaagtttgtttacatttatgggagataatgctgcctgcttcttatttacaatgtcacctaaaagtgagaccaggcattcacatggcattgttgtagccagtgttgcaaggtatttacgtgccagatatgctaaacgttagTGTGCCTCTTACTGCAATCTACAAGTCAAAGCATGgtctttttaaaccttttatacagtgcaaatatttgtaataaaaataatataacctGAACACTGTATACTTCATATTCTGTgtagtaatttaaataaatatatttgaaaatttagaaaaatatccaaaatatttataataaatttaaattggtattctattgtttaacagtgcagttaaaactgtgatattttttaatctctcaattaattgtgatttttttagtTGTTTGACAGCCCTGATaactgagtttttgttttttcagatgaGCCATTTTTTAACACAGCAGTATGCTGTTTACAGTCCAATGGAACAGCAGCTTCCTTACTATCAGATGACTCCACCACCATCTTCAGTTTTTCCCATGCCACCCTATATGAATCCTGTTGAGGATTTTAAAGCTGGGCAAAGCTCTTTTGAGTGGGTTCCTCCACAACTGAGCGACTGTGAATCATATCTGGCTAATGAAAATGCttgtaaaagaaaaagagagcagCAAACTAGTGATAGTGACAGTAGCATggaaaatgacagaaaaaaacaaagagaaCATGGCCAAAAATACCGTAAGTGTAAGATCAAGAAAAAAAGGCACTAATATTGTGTGACTGAGttcacagttttttttaattgcgcttttatttgttctttttatttgagaGTGAGCATCTCTCATTTTTGCACTTTACTAAAATGGACCCACAAGATTCATGActattatttttgaaatgttataTGTATAAAGTATCCTGACATTGCAGTTAATCTTATCATATTTGGAGGAAGAAATCCTTCTAAAAAAGGTATAGGAAAAGTATTGTAAAAGTTGAACTTTTCCTAATAAAGGAAAAAAGCACTTTTgtttcccttattttttcatGAAGCAATGACAACTATTATTCCACTAATACATGAAGTTTTCAACTTTAGTCATTCAAAAGTATTACAGATGTGTGTTGGAGTAAGAACCCTGTAGGGTAGCTTAAAAAGAATTGTTCAAGCTGAGCAGTATTAAAGATTCAAGGTTTCATATCATAGCTTTGTTTTggaataaggcaggggtcggcaacatttggcacgcggctacccagggtaagcaccctggcgggctgggccagttttatttacctgctgacgtggcaggttcggccgatcgcggcccccactggccgcggttcgctgtcccaggccaatgggggcgtcaggaagcggcgcaggcgagcgatgtgctggccacggcttctcgctgcccccattggcccgggatggcgaaccgcagccagtgggggccgcgatcggccgaacctgccgcatcagcaggtaaataaaactggcccggcctgccagagtgcttaccctggcgagcagcgtgccgaacgttgccgatccctggactaagGTATCAAAAACTGCAACAAAATTTTTCAGGTGTCAGAGTCTGCTTTGATTTAATTTTCTTACCCAAGGGTATATTTTCAGCTGGGCTAAGATCTGGCCTTCCATAGTTATTGGTACAGTTTTGACTTGCGAAATAATTTGGGGTGCAAATCTGAGTCATTTTACTTGTAGCTAAGTGATTTGAGCCCACGGTTACTCATATGTACTAATAATTAAGATTATATGCACATTTTGTGGGTGTGATTGGCACCCACAAAAAGGATTTCAcccttccataaatttatctTTCAGTATATTATTTGCTTGCTTTAAAATCAGGAATGCAAGCTTTGTGAACAGTGGGTCAAAAGGTCACCTAAGTGTTGTTATTGCCTGTGCAAGTAATTTTTTACTGGAATGCTAATTTGTAACCCAACAGCAAGACTCAAGTGAATTACTACAGCAATTGTATGAAAAGACAACTATTCCACTAtctaacaaaggaaaaaaatcactgtcaCAAAACTGTGACAAATCAAAATAACGCAAGAAGAAATAATTATGTTTCCTATTTTTCACTGCCTTGCTTATAATATTATTTGCAACAAAGTATAACTCATTACAGTAACAAACAGAAATGTACAGTGCTGTGGTTTTGTgcaagaaaagggcaacagaactaCTACTATAATCCTATTGAGTAGAAAGgatgactttgttttgaaaattttctatTACAAAAAGTTTAGACTCAATGTAGACTGTTAAAAAATCTAATAGTAATAGAAGTATTATCTTCTCCTTTTTTAAATTGACCCAGTTCGTTTAGATGTAATTATCACCTTGGATTGTTTGTGAGGCAAATAGTGCCACATTTTATTAATGCAAATTGATTAGAATTGATTATTTCTAGCATCCAAATTGAATGAGATGGAAAGAGTAAACAGCATGGACTAAGAGAAAATTGAGAGTtgtaaatatttctattttatcaTATATCACTGGTAAGTAAACTTATTTTTTAAGGATGCTACCTGTAACCTGCCAATGTTACTGCTAGAACTACAAGGTATGCTTCTGCCAGACGAGATAGACCCAATGGAAAATTAATACGACTTTTCTGGGTCGCTGAACTGTGTATGCTACACAACCTGCATTCAGGTTAGAATCAATGAAATAGGGAAAAGAATTCTGAGAACTGTTTGAGTCAGTGCATTATATGTGTTGTAAAGCACAAAATTTCCATAACATCTTATTTAGTATACACATAAGGAAAAAATTGCGCCCAGCACAAAACACTGTGTACAAAGTATAACTTCACCTGTCTTGGTTAAGTGGAGTGAACATTACTTAAGATTAAACAGTTCTGTCTTGTGAGTCATAAttcatagactggaagagttCCTACTCCCAAAATTGCCTTGCTTTACATTTAAATTTactcaatttatttttttcatcaaCACAATTACTAAAAATCTAGGAAGTCACTAGTTAAGGAAACATGAATCATCTGTGCATATTTATAGGtataggggcctgattttcatttatactAAGACCTGTTTACATAACTCTGGGAATGTTAATGGACCTTAAAGGGAGTGTAAATGTAACTTATACCCACTTTGGTCTTTCTGCAGTGTCAGGGTGGGATAAgtcttagtgtaactgagaatcaggcccataaatctttacattttcaaacttttaaaagtGGAATGGGACAGGAGAGTGGGTGGGCACGGAGGGATGGGTCTAAAGGGAGATCCAATGAGGTAGGGGAACATGCAGGGGATTAAGGGCAGAGCTTGGAGCTGGAGTAGAGAAAGACATGGAGCAGGGCTGGTAAGTTTGCCAGCCAGAGACAGCATCTCTTTAGCATAACTACACATTTTGCTTTCTAGGAAATTCCATGGTATAAGTCTTCCTCTCTATCCTGACCCTGTCTACTATTGAGGACATGGAAGTGGACAGAGAGAGCGGCAGACTTTCACCATAACTTTCCTAGGAAGCAGAAACTGTAGTTCTAGTAGACTGCCACTTCCTCTGGATGGTGTACCTGCTATGGTCTGCTAGAGAGCATCCCCACTCTGACCAACCTTATGTCTCCTGGTGAACCTTAAAAGATTAGTAGGGCCTAGGAAAGCATTCTTGGCAACTGAAGCCAACATAGGCAGTGAAGTACTCATGCTTCAGCACTTCATTATCTGTCCTCGAAGCAGGCTGTTTTTACaaaaaaagctctctctctcttaggtTCCCTTGgtataaataaaaacagttatGAATAATGCTAATACTTATTTTTGTGGAgtttatatatactgtatatataatTTAGTCTAGATTGAACATATGCCTAGATTTATATGTTACAACACAGCCACATGAGCTAGCAGTGTATGAATAAAAGTTTTGACTGCAAATCTAATTTCAAAAAGTCTTTTTAGCTCTTTAATTGTTAAACAGACTTTTTTCAGGCTTTCTGGAAAATGCAATCTTTACCCTACAATTAGATAGTAGTAAATTTGGTGCTGATACACATTTTTCTCCCATATATAACAAAGGGATTAGTTATAAATATCAGTGCAACCTTCACTATGGCATTTCTACTGTCTCAATTGAGGTGAAAGAACATAGTGTGCATATGTAaggcaaaataaattaatggattgAAACCTAAACCACTAAACTAGATCACCACAAAACCGTGTAAAACGAAGAAACAAATGGGAAGAAACCAATGGAAATgttctttctcagcttgcaactTTGTGACAAAACAATATAGAAATTAAGACATAAAAGAGATTTATTCAAGCGGCTTGGACTTAAAGAGAGGCATTAGTCATTATTAAAACTCTTCTGTATGTTTTAGCCCAATGAAGACCTCATTAATAACTAGTGGGGAAAAAAGTGGGTTCTAAAAGACTGTCTTGATGAACAAATATTTGTTCATTTACCTGAAGCTATACTAGTCAGTTTTCATTCTCTGAAAATTAAACATTAGGGCCTCCTGTATTGTTTTTACCACTACGTTATTATTTTGCTCTAGTCTTCTTTTCTCTCCATGCTATTTCCTGGCCAGGCTATCTCAAGCACAAGCCACATCTGCTCTCTCAGAAGTCTTGCAATAAACAATTCAGATATGGTAGTTCTGAAGACAAGTTGTCGGCCATTAGACTTATTTTCCTTAATTAGGCTGCATTGGGTCCTACACCTTACACATTTGACTTCTATCATTAGCTATCAGGCCTTGAGCAAAAATGTATCCCTGCAGTTCAAATTCTAACATAAGGGGACATGGGGCCTCAAAAGAAGTAGTGAATGAAACAGGAGATGGGAAAATACAATATTGATATTCCACAGAGTAATGCTAAGATATGATGCTTCATGAACGTATGCAAAAATTCCATTATTGTACAGGAAAAGTTACGATCACGGGAACTATAACAGTAAGTGAAATCCTGGTTTTGTTACTACATCTAACTTCCTTTGCATTCAAATGATAACAAACGAATGATAACGAATACAGGTACACAAATCCAAAACAAGTCACATCCCTCCCTGACTGCCAGCATGAAAGATGATAGGTGGGGGGGATAGGCCATgaaggccttgaaagtgaagacaagcagcttatgtttgatgtgataaaaaagagggagccagtggtagggtgaccagatagcaagtgtgaaaaatcaggattgggggtggggggtaataaggagcctatataggaaaaaaccccaaatatcgggactgtccctataaaagcgggACGTCTGGACACCCTAGCCAGTGGAGAGATTCAAAGAGAGGGGTGTGTGACGCCACGAATAGCaaccctcccgttttgcaactgGGTGCAGTTTCTGCCACGCAACTTGAcatctggaaaaagaagaacaggagtacttgtggcaccttagagactaacaactttattagagcataagctttcgtggactacagcccacttcggttACTTGCTACCACCTGGTCCatggggttgcgaatcaggagggatggggtATATGGTCAAAAACACTCCCGATCTGCTTCctgaccagagtggcccctttcattgaatatgtgaaaagggaggtaaggttTGGGGGTACGGAGCATGTccctgagcccaaggtgagacCAGAGTGGCCCTTTTAatcgatctgcttcctcctggctagcatgcctttaattgttttaaatccctccaaagaggaggcagcaaatcttaagcagaagtaagggcagagagagggcagtggctacagcaaaggttactgggcatgctcagttcgggtgagcatgctcagtacacccaaagtaGGAAAACGGGAGCAGGGTTTGTTTGCGTcgctgtctggcagagtccttgtaaccccaacaaggctgggtcCAGGATTCCTGgagggctcgacccccaaccttgctgtggtcacctagcTCAGgtgctagggtgtccccactgcggagtactctctctgcactggatgctttccagacccactgatcattacatacgatttaaagcaatacagtttatttaattaacaattagtttaaaaaggaataagaaaaaatgggaaaggttaaaggaaacacatcATCCCGCTCTGTGCCAGGGAACAtaacaaacagtgtctctggaatgtcagggcagttcacagtctgtttcttgtaggtcccaggcctccttctcaggctctggctgtgcTACAgagatgctgcgggttggacacttgctctgccGGTGGCCACATGCTCTCAGGCTCTAGCTGGCAGGACTCTTCTTCCCAGGGTCGCCCCCGCCCTGTCAGGGTtacaatccccctccaagtctggcctgcagagcctcttggcggaggcgtctccctgtgctgggcccactgcccagggtccccctcactctcccgagctgctcaccgcacccagctccggactgctccagccccggctccagctccacactgcctccgcacagctgctgctgctctgcctccagttccctgggctgcttctctagcccctctgg
The DNA window shown above is from Trachemys scripta elegans isolate TJP31775 chromosome 1, CAS_Tse_1.0, whole genome shotgun sequence and carries:
- the RBM11 gene encoding splicing regulator RBM11 isoform X2, encoding MAGPLTNVTICKDKEGKPKSFGFVCFKHTESVPYAIALLNGIRLYGRPIKVQYRFGSSHSPELNSPSQGFENWVDIYSPTYRNQEPYGSPPFPITPFPMNNSLPQEYSVFQKMMSHFLTQQYAVYSPMEQQLPYYQMTPPPSSVFPMPPYMNPVEDFKAGQSSFEWVPPQLSDCESYLANENACKRKREQQTSDSDSSMENDRKKQREHGQKYRKCKIKKKRH
- the RBM11 gene encoding splicing regulator RBM11 isoform X1, producing the protein MSAPGRAGEPDRTLFVGNLESRVREEILYELFLQAGPLTNVTICKDKEGKPKSFGFVCFKHTESVPYAIALLNGIRLYGRPIKVQYRFGSSHSPELNSPSQGFENWVDIYSPTYRNQEPYGSPPFPITPFPMNNSLPQEYSVFQKMMSHFLTQQYAVYSPMEQQLPYYQMTPPPSSVFPMPPYMNPVEDFKAGQSSFEWVPPQLSDCESYLANENACKRKREQQTSDSDSSMENDRKKQREHGQKYRKCKIKKKRH